In Camelina sativa cultivar DH55 chromosome 17, Cs, whole genome shotgun sequence, the genomic stretch NNNNNNNNNNNNNNNNNNNNNNNNNNNNNNNNNNNNNNNNNNNNNNNNNNNNNNNNNNNNNNNNNNNNNNNNNNNNNNNNNNNNNNNNNNNNNNNNNNNNNNNNNNNNNNNNNNNNNNNNNNNNNNNNNNNNNNNNNNNNNNNNNNNNNNNNNNNNNNNNNNNNNNNNNNNNNNNNNNNNNNNNNNNNNNNNNNNNNNNNNNNNNNNNNNNNNNNNNNNNNNNNNNNNNNNNNNNNNNNNNNNNNNNNNNNNNNNNNNNNNNNNNNNNNNNNNNNNNNNNNNNNNNNNNNNNNNNNNNNNNNNNNNNNNNNNNNNNNNNNNNNNNNNNNNNNNNNNNNNNNNNNNNNNNNNNNNNNNNNNNNNNNNNNNNNNNNNNNNNNNNNNNNNNNNNNNNNNNNNNNNNNNNNNNNNNNNNNNNNNNNNNNNNNNNNNNNNNNNNNNNNNNNNNNNNNNNNNNNNNNNNNNNNNNNNNNNNNNNNNNNNNNNNNNNNNNNNNNNNNNNNNNNNNNNNNNNNNNNNNNNNNNNNNNNNNNNNNNNNNNNNNNNNNNNNNNNNNNNNNNNNNNNNNNNNNNNNNNNNNNNNNNNNNNNNNNNNNNNNNNNNNNNNNNNNNNNNNNNNNNNNNNNNNNNNNNNNNNNNNNNNNNNNNNNNNNNNNNNNNNNNNNNNNNNNNNNNNNNNNNNNNNNNNNNNNNNNNNNNNNNNNNNNNNNNNNNNNNNNNNNNNNNNNNNNNNNNNNNNNNNNNNNNNNNNNNNNNNNNNNNNNNNNNNNNNNNNNNNNNNNNNNNNNNNNNNNNNNNNNNNNNNNNNNNNNNNNNNNNNNNNNNNNNNNNNNNNNNNNNNNNNNNNNNNNNNNNNNNNNNNNNNNNNNNNNNNNNNNNNNNNNNNNNNNNNNNNNNNNNNNNNNNNNNNNNNNNNNNNNNNNNNNNNNNNNNNNNNNNNNNNNNNNNNNNNNNNNNNNNNNNNNNNNNNNNNNNNNNNNNNNNNNNNNNNNNNNNNNNNNNNNNNNNNNNNNNNNNNNNNNNNNNNNNNNNNNNNNNNNNNNNNNNNNNNNNNNNNNNNNNNNNNNNNNNNNNNNNNNNNNNNNNNNNNNNNNNNNcagctggaggtgggaagccatatggtgatctgggctggaactcggccgagtgcatttggggtgctcggtcgagtgggtgctcgagtgacccggtcgagtgctttgaaaattgttgttctcggctacttgaactcctcttcctctgatttggctcatacattgaagctctagctggttccacagggtttgcaactcttgaaagtgctctagttgagctactcctcctgaaagggcttgaatggcttggagatgagtttccactcttcagctcagctATCTCCTTCTTGAGGCCCTTGATGGATTTGGCCatattggtcaccttcttcttaagcttgtcaaacctcttcccatgccacgtGTTCCACCTTTGCAAAAGTGTCAACCTCTTTCTATTCTCCCTTAttcctctactatcccttgggttgggctcataatctttaaagtagaactgctcctccccatcagccatttgcacatctccagctccatcaactctaggttgaactatcacatcaaacaagaactcatcagctggccaaaagtcaatgttggctccttcttgaatggtggtgagctcttggttaggcaagatcaattgtttcttcccaagtgttggaagctcaaagttgaaaatgtggtttccttgatgcatctccttggctaggatgagagtagaggtgaggtagctggagtcaatccatcttggtgagaccctttctcttctaagtgggaccttggcaACTTGTAgaattggagtgatgatgcctccaatggttagtgatcctcttgaacctttgttctccaacttgcctacccaacttctcaaatatatcatgtggtctatgagcaccattgcaagatcagtctccacagtgctcccaagaatgatagTTCCATCTCTTGCCTTGaggatgattccattgagagccatatcaatcatcttaagctcaccctcattgagatttccagtctccttcctagcaaagaaagtgtttgctaaggccttgtgaagtaccttaggactgggctccttatctttgaactctttgttttggaggatgaataggtgatgttgtctccaatggtcTCCCAAATGGAatagagctcctctcttggtatcatcaagcttctattactcccaacttcaaaaccaaacacattggctatcttcttcattgaaagctcatacttcttccccttgattgtgaaggcAATGTGACCATCTCCAACctcagcatccttccttgcatatgtgtgcagcttgacagtggccagaaactcacaactttcctccttgtagccctccatgcaaagccccatgaacttggttaagttgctcttctcaaagagatactccacatcttcatcaatggctagcttctccatggtttccttgtgtggatatctagtccccaggaactccattctcatgaatgcttcataaagttgcctctttgtcaaACCACAagtttctgcttctccatcatcctctagctcttcttcttcatcttcttcctcaNggagtcaatccatcttggtgagaccctttctcttctaagtgggaccttggcaACTTGTAgaattggagtgatgatgcctccaatggttagtgatcctcttgaacctttgttctccaacttgcctacccaacttctcaaatatatcatgtggtctatgagcaccattgcaagatcagtctccacagtgctcccaagaatgatagTTCCATCTCTTGCCTTGaggatgattccattgagagccatatcaatcatcttaagctcaccctcattgagatttccagtctccttcctagcaaagaaagtgtttgctaaggccttgtgaagtaccttaggactgggctccttatctttgaactctttgttttggaggatgaataggtgatgttgtctccaatggtcTCCCAAATGGAatagagctcctctcttggtatcatcaagcttctattactcccaacttcaaaaccaaacacattggctatcttcttcattgaaagctcatacttcttccccttgattgtgaaggcAATGTGACCATCTCCAACctcagcatccttccttgcatatgtgtgcagcttgacagtggccagaaactcacaactttcctccttgtagccctccatgcaaagccccatgaacttggttaagttgctcttctcaaagagatactccacatcttcatcaatggctagcttctccatggtttccttgtgtggatatctagtccccaggaactccattctcatgaatgcttcataaagttgcctctttgtcaaACCACAagtttctgcttctccatcatcctctagctcttcttcttcatcttcttcctcactttcactcacaacctcctcttgttcaatcccaactgctggcctcttccctttggccttgtttcTCCTCTTGAACTCCATAAGAGTTTGctccctttcttcctcactttcacttctttcaggatcttcctcaactgaatCATTCCTTGGACACGGCATCTGACTCGACTGAccactcggaccaccactcgttcgagtgcttgatcgagtggggcgtcgNgtgtttgctaaggccttgtgaagtaccttaggactgggctccttatctttgaactctttgttttggaggatgaataggtgatgttgtctccaatggtcTCCCAAATGGAatagagctcctctcttggtatcatcaagcttctattactcccaacttcaaaaccaaacacattggctatcttcttcattgaaagctcatacttcttccccttgattgtgaaggcAATGTGACCATCTCCAACctcagcatccttccttgcatatgtgtgcagcttgacagtggccagaaactcacaactttcctccttgtagccctccatgcaaagccccatgaacttggttaagttgctcttctcaaagagatactccacatcttcatcaatggctagcttctccatggtttccttgtgtggatatctagtccccaggaactccattctcatgaatgcttcataaagttgcctctttgtcaaACCACAagtttctgcttctccatcatcctctagctcttcttcttcatcttcttcctcactttcactcacaacctcctcttgttcaatcccaactgctggcctcttccctttggccttgtttcTCCTCTTGAACTCCATAAGAGTTTGctccctttcttcctcactttcacttctttcaggatcttcctcaactgaatCATTCCTTGGACACGGCATCTGACTCGACTGAccactcggaccaccactcgttcgagtgcttgatcgagtggggcgtcgagtggttcttccagattctcctcttgattcaaggctagcatcacgacgttccatggagcttgcagccacttgttgagacttccttgtaatccttgaagacatttttgaacagaactgaagggaatagactcaatgCTTaaggttaataggttagtgacccaaaaacaaaagagctaagctttgagcaaaaagatgaactttgagagagattttaaacttgaatttagttgttttgagcaaatgagagtgtgtgagaggtataggatcatgcaagctctatttaaagaagctaaggggacaaggagacaagggtggagcgtccataccattcaaatttgaaatgggaatctttgacttgNNNNNNNNNNNNNNNNNNNNNNNNNNNNNNNNNNNNNNNNNNNNNNNNNNNNNNNNNNNNNNNNNNNNNNNNNNNNNNNNNNNNNNNNNNNNNNNNNNNNNNNNNNNNNNNNNNNNNNNNNNNNNNNNNNNNNNNNNNNNNNNNNNNNNNNNNNNNNNNNNNNNNNNNNNNNNNNNNNNNNNNNNNNNNNNNNNNNNNNNNNNNNNNNNNNNNNNNNNNNNNNNNNNNNNNNNNNNNNNNNNNNNNNNNNNNNNNNNNNNNNNNNNNNNNNNNNNNNNNNNNNNNNNNNNNNNNNNNNNNNNNNNNNNNNNNNNNNNNNNNNNNNNNNNNNNNNNNNNNNNNNNNNNNNNNNNNNNNNNNNNNNNNNNNNNNNNNNNNNNNNNNNNNNNNNNNNNNNNNNNNNNNNNNNNNNNNNNNNNNNNNNNNNNNNNNNNNNNNNNNNNNNNNNNNNNNNNNNNNNNNNNNNNNNNNNNNNNNNNNNNNNNNNNNNNNNNNNNNNNNNNNNNNNNNNNNNNNNNNNNNNNNNNNNNNNNNNNNNNNNNNNNNNNNNNNNNNNNNNNNNNNNNNNNNNNNNNNNNNNNNNNNNNNNNNNNNNNNNNNNNNNNNNNNNNNNNNNNNNNNNNNNNNNNNNNNNNNNNNNNNNNNNNNNNNNNNNNNNNNNNNNNNNNNNNNNNNNNNNNNNNNNNNNNNNNNNNNNNNNNNNNNNNNNNNNNNNNNNNNNNNNNNNNNNNNNNNNNNNNNNNNNNNNNNNNNNNNNNNNNNNNNNNNNNNNNNNNNNNNNNNNNNNNNNNNNNNNNNNNNNNNNNNNNNNNNNNNNNNNNNNNNNNNNNNNNNNNNNNNNNNNNNNNNNNNNNNNNNNNNNNNNNNNNNNNNNNNNNNNNNNNNNNNNNNNNNNNNNNNNNNNNNNNNNNNNNNNNNNNNNNNNNNNNNNNNNNNNNNNNNNNNNNNNNNNNNNNNNNNNNNNNNNNNNNNNNNNNNNNNNNNNNNNNNNNNNNNNNNNNNNNNNNNNNNNNNNNNNNNNNNNNNNNNNNNNNNNNNNNNNNNNNNNNNNNNNNNNNNNNNNNNNNNNNNNNNNNNNNNNNNNNNNNNNNNNNNNNNNNNNNNNNNNNNNNNNNNNNNNNNNNNNNNNNNNNNNNNNNNNNNNNNNNNNNNNNNNNNNNNNNNNNNNNNNNNNNNNNNNNNNNNNNNNNNNNNNNNNNNNNNNNNNNNNNNNNNNNNNNNNNNNNNNNNNNNNNNNNNNNNNNNNNNNNNNNNNNNNNNNNNNNNNNNNNNNNNNNNNNNNNNNNNNNNNNNNNNNNNNNNNNNNNNNNNNNNNNNNNNNNNNNNNNNNNNNNNNNNNNNNNNNNNNNNNNNNNNNNNNNNNNNNNNNNNNNNNNNNNNNNNNNNNNNNNNNNNNNNNNNNNNNNNNNNNNNNNNNNNNNNNNNNNNNNNNNNNNNNNNNNNNNNNNNNNNNNNNNNNNNNNNNNNNNNNNNNNNNNNNNNNNNNNNNNNNNNNNNNNNNNNNNNNNNNNNNNNNNNNNNNNNNNNNNNNNNNNNNNNNNNNNNNNNNNNNNNNNNNNNNNNNNNNNNNNNNNNNNNNNNNNNNNNNNNNNNNNNNNNNNNNNNNNNNNNNNNNNNNNNNNNNNNNNNNNNNNNNNNNNNNNNNNNNNNNNNNNNNNNNNNNNNNNNNNNNNNNNNNNNNNNNNNNNNNNNNNNNNNNNNNNNNNNNNNNNNNNNNNNNNNNNNNNNNNNNNNNNNNNNNNNNNNNNNNNNNNNNNNNNNNNNNNNNNNNNNNNNNNNNNNNNNNNNNNNNNNNNNNNNNNNNNNNNNNNNNNNNNNNNNNNNNNNNNNNNNNNNNNNNNNNNNNNNNNNNNNNNNNNNNNNNNNNNNNNNNNNNNNNNNNNNNNNNNNNNNNNNNNNNNNNNNNNNNNNNNNNNNNNNNNNNNNNNNNNNNNNNNNNNNNNNNNNNNNNNNNNNNNNNNNNNNNNNNNNNNNNNNNNNNNNNNNNNNNNNNNNNNNNNNNNNNNNNNNNNNNNNNNNNNNccaacagtggctaagaatggtctcccaagaatgataggatcttcaggctccttatcTATCTCTAggaccacaaaatcagtgtgaacccttGCTCTCCCTATCTTCACTGGaatgttctccaacttgccaaccacatctctatttgacccatcagctaggcatacatgaaggttggtggacttgaagtcagtgtgcccaagcttttgagctataGAATAAGGCATCACACTGAttgatgctcccaagtcacataggcactggttgtagtgaagatagctagtgtgcaaggcagatagaatggacctggatccttaagcataattgggatgataactcctccaaggtcctcaagatccttctcatcttgagcttgagccttcttctttgacaaatcaagcaaaaaatccctatagagaggatatggttcatattgttccaaggcaggtcatctctcttcttcttgataagtaatgatgatctcttgtatggccatcacttcctcttgtttctcaaccacaacttcttccttcaaagctttcacttcctcttgttgcttagccaacatttcttttttctcaatgatttcccttaattccttaagcttctgtgctttgaaacgtcctgggaatggtagaggcggtttgtaagcaggaggaatgtacttagcaggcttaacagcttctgatccttcagctcgatcgaccactcgatcaggcactcggtcgagtgcttgctcgagcacctggtcgattTGGCTACCGGGTTCAGTCTGttttgcacaaacttcactctgaaCTTCAAGAAATGATCTATCCTCTCCATCTTGAACATCATTGTCCTTAGTGACTTCTTCATCAGAGATATGGAtagcttttgcagtgaactcccttggattttggacagcttttccagggagttggttgggtttaggagctgaaGCAGAGGCATGGTTGCTCTCCATgaacttcactctagagttgagaccttcaaacttcatgttcaagtcattatactgggatgtgagcctttgattcaactcagcaaaatGTTTAGcctcctcaatctttccttgtgtttgcccaatcaacaactgttgcatcatggctcttaagtcttgttcctggccttggttagtctgaaaccctagTGGgagacacaattggggctggaacacttgttgctgttgtttggggacatagttttgttgctgttgaggctgttgagatggatacacttggtcttgtggattggccacattggtgcttctataggagaggttgttgttcttgaaccctccttggttgtagcctttgaatccaccctggttttgcatataacagagctcagcaaattcattctccccctcttgaacttgaACCTCTTCCTCACCAATGAAGTGGatggacttttgttggctaagaaggatcttgtcaagcttctcattgaccatcttcaaatccttcttgtatttgtcctcttggTCAGTGGAGGtggaccttatggttctgtcatagtcctcattgtaattgccatctgactgagcaaggttctcaactaattcccatccttcttccacattcttgttgaggaagttgccattagaagctgtatcaagaagcattctgatcttgggaagcactcctctgtACAAAGTGCTTAGgagggactcattgctgaagccatggtgaggacactgagtttgaaatcctttaaacctatcccaagcttcacaaaagctctcattgtttctttgagcaaacctagagatttcattcctcaatctagcagtcctttcattggagaagaattttgccaagaaagccttcttacaagcatcccatgtggttattgctccagtaggaagagtcttctcccaaaggtgagccttgtctccaagtgaaaatgggaagagcctcaacttgaatccatcctcactcactccattaatctttgtaagaccacatattccatcaaattcatcaaggtggtctaTATGATCCTCCATTagcaacccatggaacttgttggcttggatcatggagatcagtccactcttgatttcaaagttattgtttgctactgtGGGAGGCACAATGCCAGCTCTCCggttgtgggtgttgggtgcatctccagcaccaatgttccttggtcttggaactggatcttgttgctccatgatgatTGGATCCTCTTGCTAttcttgaactactcttctttgcttatgtctcaaacccttttgtagcctgtggataTTGTCAATAGGCCTCtgaagattgtctttcccctttgaccttgtgtgcatcaacaaacacgAGTACaaactcgaacaggtacacggtcgagcgcaagctcgagtgggtggtcgagtcgactgggaagtggtaTCTATTTAGATATGCtgtctgactcgatcaagtgctcgatcacgactcggtcgagtggtggtcaagtgggtggtcgagtaggtacctgaaactcaagactgccaagcaaaagaagattcgagttcagcaacttcacaagtgtataaacgaacttaatcttagactaatattgatcctaaatgtcacaaaaacactctcaaatgggcaacggcccCAAATTGAAACACAAGTTTTGTATGGGTGAAGTGAtgaatgtatggaatgatgaaagatgagatgaatggatggcagggtgtttcaattccccttatgcaattgtagtacaagaggtgtcaatccaatctgagagtttgtgaacaatcaagatgtgtatatgagcctaagttaagccaagtatgtaaaggatgtttgtcactaacaatcctattatgaAATGTAAAGTGCGGAAAGtaaaagctactagaactagatgctgaatgtaaatggaacataatgattatgactaatatgaagctagaacagaaatagaaactatgctaatgaactaatgcaaggtaagtaatgaacacgacactaagtaaatgcaacagaaatgcaaatagaatgagactaatatgaagctagaacagaaatagacactatgctaatgaactaatgcaaggtaagtaatgaacacgacactaagtaaatgcaacagaaatgcaaatagaatgagacaagggataagacaggacaactacaaatcataaaccaaagttctggggatgaactcgagcaagcactcgatcgagtttAGATCGAGTGCAgagtcgagctggacaaatacgtaaacagagcaatgcaagaaaaacagagcaatacacaagcgaatcaaacaacgatcaaacagtAGGATTAAGActtagaaatcaataaacaaggaaggccgtgaggagggattcatgggctggactaatgattaaggtcatctaacttggtcaacaaatctcaagcaaactttaagctaatctctagacatataaatctaagacatgtttaatccactctcatggcaagaaacaatcaaacctatgcatctctagacttgttctcacaaagtaaagaatctacacaagcaggcattaagcaatacatctcataccaaacaagacctctaatctcttagcaagcctaatggtaagctctagatctagccttatctatgcttcttaaacattggtgtgatgctaagatgcttgaaatcaaaccctaccctctcagttataggatcaacattaagaacatctagcctagaagagattctatcacaatcaagcttgaccaaatcaaacaaacctcaaacacagcccagcctaacccatcctcaagatcctaagctactactcacaagaacacatgatgaacattaaagtcataaacccagaaaatactgaaacttgcatgaaatgaaagataaagcaaagatctataATAtgagagaaagaatcaaactcgaattctcaatattctgaaagttatgaaaccaacaatattgaaaaatctagtgttttctcctttaaaagaagtacaagatctaataaaaataaaagtgcaaaaagaataattcccaaaagggtaaaaactaggtttttgactatctaaaaagctggactccatgggtggctgcaggtacaagcccttatatagaaaaagtagtgaaagccctaaaaatgctaaaagacaaaatagctaggcggctcggccaattcgacctggtgctcggtcgagtgaacggccgagttggcttctctcgtgcatcttccactcggtcgagtacctctctaCACACGGTCgggtgtctggtcgagtgggcggtcgagtgggactctggaccttgtttcttcagccttaactctcttgctttctcctcttgtttgcttcacttctcctcagcattgcttccaggctccttaagctccaaaatcacctgattatgcatgaaaagatgcaaatgcaatgcaactatactctaatgcatgactAGTCGTAAAATTATGCAATAATGgtaaaaatggatagcaaaagatgaaaaagatttgaatatactaagggaaaacagggtaaaatatatgaacatcaaaggACGTGGTGGAGTTGTTGATCAAGTGGAGGGGATTGTCTGCAGATGACGCTACGTGGGAGGAGGAGAGGCAAATTGCAGAAAGCTTTCCCGACTTTGTTCcaaaccttgaggacaaggttgcTGTTCGAAGGGAGGGTATTGATGGGCCGCGGGAACGTGAGAGAGGTTTGACCGTAGCAGTCCGGCCCGTTCGTCAGAGTAAACCCAACCATCATTATCTAGATTGATCATGCGAATAGTCTAAACTACCAAACAAATATCTTGTGTCGTGTTCGTGTAAACGTCAATTGGGACCTTACCAAGCAACAAGAGAGGGGTCTGCAGAAGCTCAAAGGATTTAGGCAAGGTACATAGGCTGGTGCGGGTTGTTTTAGCTACAAAGTTGACCCTTACAGTCTCCTTTCCGGTGATTATGTGGTGCAAAAGAAAGTAGGCCTTGGGCGTTTTGTTGGGATCAAATTTGATGTCCCCAAGGATTCCTCAGAGCCCCTCGAATATGTCTTTATAGAGTATGCAGATGGCATGGCCAAGCTTCCCCTCAAACAGGCCTCACGTTTGCTCTACCGATACAATCTGTAcgtctttcctcttcttttaaTTCAGCTCACAGTTTTTGACTCGCTTGtaaatgtgtttgtttgatGCCGTGTCTCTATCTTCCTTTTGTACATTAAAAAAACCTCCTTTCCCGCCCCTGTCTCTGTCCcttactttgtttattgatgTTCTGTTCCAGTCCAAATGAGACCAAACGGCCTCGGACTTTGAGTCGGCTGAGTGACACTAGTGTTTGGGAAAGAAGAAAGACCAAAGGAAAAGTAGCAATTCAGAAAATGGATGTTGACTTGATGGAGCTATATCTTCATAGGCTTAGACAGAAGAGATATCTTAATCCAAAAAACCCCATCATGGCTGATTTTGCTGCTCAATTTCCTTATAAGGCTACACCCGACCAGAAGCAGGTATTATTGCCACCTATCTTTTACTTTTCATCATTCATATTCCAATTTACTTAAAGCTGAGTTTTCCTTGCAGGCTTTCTTGGATGTTGAGAAGGATTTGACAGAGAGAGAAACACCTATGGACCGATTGATCTGTGGAGATGTTGGGTTTGGTAAAACAGAGGTTGCTCTACGAGCCATCTTTTGTGTGGTTTCAGCTGGAAAACAAGCTATGGTTTTAGCACCGACTATTGTATTGGCGAAGCAACATTACGATGTAATCTCAGAGCAGTTTTCCTTGTATCCACAAATCAAAGTGGGCCTTTTAAGTCGGTTTCAGGTATTGAATCATTGTTtctgaggaaaaaaaattcttctatGAATTTTTCCAGATGCAAACTGGTAAACTCTACACATGTCAATGCAGAACactcaattttgttttagacTTTAGTGGTTGTGGGTTACATGCTGTCTGCTGTGTGTAAGTTGTTCATGGTTTTACCTGGAATTGACCATAGTCACATCTTTGACATTATGCAAACTAAAGCAGAAAAGGAGGAGTATTTGGAAATGATAAAAAATGGACATCTCAATATCATTGTTGGCACTCACTCACTTCTCAGGAGCCGTGTTGTGTACAGTAACTTAGGCCTCCTTGTGGTTGATGAGGAACATGCTCTGTTCTATATTCATTGAAAATAAGTTGTTTATGCCATAATCTTGGAATGATACTTGGATTAGTTGATGATAATCTTTTCTAACTTAACAGAGATTTGGGGTCaagtagaaagaaaagattGCATCTTTCAAAACATCGGTGGATGTGCTTACATTATCCGCAACACCCATACCAAGGACACTGTACTTAGCTTTGACTGGATTCCGGGATGCCAGGTTGCGACATGATGTGTTTAATATTATATACGCACTGATAGAATTTGATGAGACTAATAAGCCTTTGTTTT encodes the following:
- the LOC104759761 gene encoding ATP-dependent DNA helicase At3g02060, chloroplastic-like gives rise to the protein MAKLPLKQASRLLYRYNLPNETKRPRTLSRLSDTSVWERRKTKGKVAIQKMDVDLMELYLHRLRQKRYLNPKNPIMADFAAQFPYKATPDQKQAFLDVEKDLTERETPMDRLICGDVGFGKTEVALRAIFCVVSAGKQAMVLAPTIVLAKQHYDVISEQFSLYPQIKVGLLSRFQTKAEKEEYLEMIKNGHLNIIVGTHSLLRSRVVYSNLGLLVVDEEHALFYIH